In Amphiura filiformis chromosome 2, Afil_fr2py, whole genome shotgun sequence, one DNA window encodes the following:
- the LOC140145172 gene encoding uncharacterized protein, translating to MSSHITSLCRSINFSLWNISRIRRFINRDTTSHAMRALVLSRLDYANSLLIGCNSSNITRLQRLQNRAARIIFQVARRHSTTPLLASLHWLPVKDRIAFKTLLYIFKSLNDQAPSYLTDCITIYESGRPGLRSAADTTRLAIPRNHRVVGGGAFSIAGPKLWNNLPSSIRSCPTVSSFKSHLKTHLFTS from the coding sequence ATGTCATCTCATATCACATCATTATGTCGCTCTATAAATTTCTCTCTTTGGAACATATCTCGTATAAGAAGATTCATCAACAGGGACACAACCAGCCATGCCATGCGAGCCCTTGTTCTGTCCAGATTAGACTATGCCAACTCACTCTTAATTGGATGCAACTCTAGCAACATCACCCGCCTTCAGAGATTGCAGAACAGGGCTGCTCGCATAATCTTCCAAGTTGCTCGCCGCCATTCTACAACTCCTCTTCTCGCTAGTCTTCATTGGCTCCCAGTTAAAGATAGAATCGCCTTCAAGacacttttgtacattttcaagtcACTTAATGATCAggctccttcatacctcacagacTGCATTACCATATATGAATCAGGTAGACCAGGTCTACGATCTGCTGCAGACACCACACGTCTTGCCATCCCTCGGAATCACCGGGTGGTTGGTGGTGGGGCTTTCAGCATTGCTGGTCCCAAACTTTGGAACAACTTGCCATCATCCATACGGTCATGTCCCACTGTCAGCAGTTTCAAGAGCCATCTTAAGACTCATTTGTTCACCTCataa